The Anaeromyxobacter sp. Fw109-5 genomic interval AGAACGTCGAGGCGAAAGCGCAGCTCGACGGACCCGACGCGACCGTGAGCGTGCCCATCGAGCGCAGCTGGTCGGTCTGCGCGTCGTACACGAGGAGGTCGTAGGTGCCAGGCTGCGAAGGGGCGCGGACGGCGCACTCCAGCGGCGCGCTCTGGCACAGCGGCGTCGGCGTCGAACAGCTCGACACGTCCTCGCACGCCTCCACGGTGGGATCGAGCTGGATGTATTGGCTCGCGAGCGCCGCGGAGTCGTCCACGTCGCACTGCGCGCCGGTCTGGTTGCAGGTGGGGCACAGCCGGACGCCGACGTTCACGGTCGCGCCGGGAGCCACCGTGCAGCTCTCCACCGCGTCCACCTTCGCGACGGTCTCCGTGGGACAGCCCGAGGTGACCTCGCCGCAGCCGGAGAGTCCGAGCGCGGCGGCACAGGCGGGGATGGCGATCATGCGGCGGAGCTTCATTCCCGTTTCCTCCTCGCCCGGGCCGCTCACGGCTCGAGCACGATCTTCCCGAACTGCGCACGCTCGCCGAGGAGCGCCTGTCCCTTGACGGCGTCGGCGAGCGGCAGCGTCCGGTCCACCACGGGCCGGAGCTTCCCCTCGCCCACGAAGCGCAGCACCTGCACCAGCTCGGCGGCAGTGCCCATCGTCGACCCCAGGATGGAGAGCTGCCGGAAGAACACGTGGCGGAGGTCCGTGAGCGGGTCGTACCCGGTCGTCGCCCCCACCGTGACGATCCTGCCCCCGATCCCGGCGGAGAGGATCGACTTTTCCCAAGTCTTCTTCCCGACGTGCTCGAAGACCACCTCCACCCCCCGCTTGTCGGTGAGCCGCCTCACCTCCTGGACGAAGTCCTGGGTCTCGTAATTCACGACCTCGTCGGCCCCGAGCGCCTTCGCCCGGCGGAGCTTCTCGTCGGACCCTGCCGTGGCGATGACGCGCGCGCCGAGGAGCTTCGCGATCTGCACGGCCGCGACGCCCACGCCGGAGCCGGCGGCGTGCACGAGCACCGTCTCACCCAGCCGTAGCCGGGCGCGCGCGACGAGCGCGTGCCAGGCGGTCATGAACGTGAGGGGGACCGCGGCGGCCTCGACGAACGAGAGGTTCGCGGGCTTGGGCAGGACGTTCCGGGCGGGGACCGCGAGCCTCTCCGCCATCCCGCCGGAGACGTGCTCGCCCAGGATGGCGTAGCGGCGGCAGAGGTTCTCGTCGCCGGAGAGGCACCGCTCGCATCGGCCGCAGCCGAGGCTCGGGTTCACCACCACCGCGTCCCCGACCTTCACGCCCTCCACGCCAGCGCCGATCGCCTCCACCGCTCCGGCGACGTCCGACCCGAGCACGTGCGGGAAGGCGAGCTTCAGGCCCGGCCAGCCCTTCCGCACCCAGATGTCGAGGTGGTTGAGGGCAGCCGCCTTCACCGCGACGACCACCTCTCCCGGCCTCGGGGTGGGGTCGGGCAGCTCGACGAGGCTCACGACCTCCGGGCCGCCGTGCTCGCGGATCGCGATCGCCTTCATGTCTCCTCCGGGGACTCAGGGAGTGGGCTGGCCGCGCAGGAATCGGCTCGCGCAGATCTTCGCATCGAGCGCGCTGGGATTGTCGCCCCACGCGGGGTCCTGACGCATCACCCGCATCTCGCACACCAGCCAGCAGCCGCTGACCTCGCACAGCCCCGGGTCCACCGGGTACCAGTAGAAGAAGACCTGGCACTGCGGATTCTCCTGGCTGGACGGCGCACAGGTGTCGTTGCCGCCCATCGGCGCGAGCTGAGCGATGCACACCGGACCCCCGACGATCGGGAGGTCTCCGCTCCGAGGGAACTTCTGCTGCGCGTCGCGGAGCGTGGCTCCCTCGGCGACGAGCGCCCGGCACTCCGCGGCGACGCGGTCGAACTCCTCCTCCTCGCGGCTCTTCCCGCACGCCGCGGAGACGAGGAGCAGCGCGAGCGCGAGCGGCCGGCGAGCGAGCACGCGTCCACGATGGCATCCACCGCTCACGGTCGCCACGCGCTTGTGGGGCGCACGGCTACCCGCCACGGACCCGTCGTCACGGGCGGCCGCGCCGCCGGGCGTGGCTCCGCCGGACGGCGGGGGAGCGAGGCCCGGGGACCCCGCCGGGGCGCGCCACGCGTCCCTCACAGCGCGCTACCATTCGCGCGTGCTCGTCCGCGTCGACGTCGTCCCGATCGTCCTCGAGATGCGCCGCGTGATCGTCGCCGAGATCATCGGCGGCTATCACGGACAGGCCCAGCTCGGCCGCTGGTGGCTCCCCTCCGGCGTGCTCGAGGAGGGCGAGCAGCCCGGCGAAGCGGCGCGCCGCATCGTGAGGACGCAGCTCGGCCTCGAGCTCGAGGGCGTCGTCGTGGTCGGCGTGCGGGCCGCGCCGGTCGGCGACGAGCGTCACCTCGCGCTCGTCCTCGCCGGCGCCGTCACGGGCGGCGAGCCCGCCCTCGGCCCATCCGTCTCCGGGTTCGCCGCCAGGACGCTCGCCGAGCTGCCGGACCAGGTGGGGTTCTGGCATCGGGACGACGTCGCGGTGCTCGTCGCGCGCTACGAGAAGCTGCGGGGCTGACCGGGCGGCGGGACGACCCTTCTCAGCCTGCCCTCCTGCCCGGCGCGCGTCGGGCCACCGCGCACCGGGAAGCCTGTCCACCCGACCACGCTCCTCGAGCGGGGCACTCCATGCGTCCGATGGCGCCGCCCGACCCTAGGCGGATCATCGCGCGAGGAGGGTCGGGAGATGCCCGTCTACGAGTTCTTCTGCCGCCGCTGCCAGAAGCCGTTCACCGAGGTGATGCACGTCTCGGAGCACGACGCAGGCGTCGCGGAGTGCCCCGGGTGCCACCGCAAGGACGAGGTGGAGAAGCGGATGTCCACGTTCACCGCCGTGACGAGCCGGAAGTCCGCCGGGCTGTAGCGCGCTCCGCGGCTCGTCACCCCGAGTCATGGCGCGTCCGCGAGGCCCCTCCGCCGCTCAGCGCTCGACGAGCCGGATCGGCTCGCCCTCGGCCACGTGCCGCATGGCCGCGGAGTTCATGCAGTAGCGCCGCCCGGTGGGCGGCGGGCCGTCGGGGAAGACATGGCCGAGGTGCCCGTCGCAGCGGGCGCAGCGCACCTCGGTGCGCCGCATCCCGTACGAGCCATCCTCGATCTCGACGACCGCGTCGGCCGCCACGGGCTCGGTGAAGGACGGCCAGCCGGTCCCCGACTCGAACTTCCGGCCGGCGGGGAAGAGGGGATTGCCGCAGCCGGCGCACACGTAGGTACCCGGGTCCTTCGTGCCGAGGAAGCAGCCCGTGTACGGGCGCTCCGTGCCGTGGCGCCGGAGCACCTGGTACTCCTCGGGGGAGAGCCGCCTCTTCCACTCCTCGTCGCTCAGGATCAGCTTGCCGGCCATGCGGTCGGACCTCCGCGATCGCGGCTCGCCTCCGGGAGGAGGCAGCGCCGCCCGGTCATAACGGCGCACCCATCCGCTCGCCCCGGCGAGCGCGTTGCCCGCCCGGCCGGGGACCGCTAGGAAGTCCGTCGGAGAGACCCCGATGAAGATCCCGATCCTCGCGATGCTGCTCGGCTCCGCCGCCCTGAAGGTCGGCGACAAGGCCCCCGACTTCACGCTGCCCGACACCGAGGGCGAGCCGGTCAACCTCTCGAAGCTGCTCGAGAAGGGCCCGGTGATCCTCGCCTTCTACCCGAAGGCGTTCACCCCCGGTTGCACGAAGCAGAACGCGAACTTCCGCGACCGCTACGCCGACGTCACCGCCAAGGGCGCCCAGGTGATAGGCATCTCGACCGACGACGTCGAGACGCAGCGGCGGTTCAAGGCGGAGATGAAGCTCCCCTACCCGCTCCTGTCGGACGCGGGCGGCAAGGTCGCGAAGCAGTACGCCGGGACGATGGCGGTGGTGGGGGTCGCGAACCGGGCCAACTTCGTCATCGCCCAGGACGGGACGGTGAAGGAGATCGTCGAGGGCGGCGACGCGACCGATCCGGCCGCCGCCATCGCGGCGTGCCCGCTGAGGAAGGGATCGTGATGAAGCTCGTCGACGCGCTCGTCGCGGGGGCCCGGCGACGCCTCCTCGGCATCTCTCCGGAGGAGATCCGCTACACCTTCGAGGACGTCCGCGCCGAGATCCGCGCCGTCCGCGCGGAGCTGAAGCAGGAGCTGGAGGCCGTCCGCAAGGACATCGACTCGCTGCCTTCGCGCCAGGACCGGCCCGCCGGCCCCGAGATCCCGGTGGCGGAGGCGTGATCAGAGGTCGGGCTCCTCCACGATCACCCGCCGGACCGTGGCGGGCTGGCCTCCGGCGTCCACGACCGCGCCGGGCTTCCAGTGAGCGCGCCGCAGGTAGCCGAGACCGAGGCGTCCCTCGGGCGTGTCGGCGGCGCTCGTCACCACGCCGACCTCCTGCCCCCCCGCCGTGAGCTTCGTGCCGGGACCCGCCCCGCCGGGCAGCGCGAGCTGCACCAGGCCGCGCTGGAGGTGGCCGCGGGCGGTGGCGCGCAGCACGACCTCCTGGCCGATGTAGCAGCCCTTCGAGAACGAGATCGCCGCGCGCGTGAGCCCGGCCTCCATGGGCAGGCGCGAGGCGTCCATGTCCGCGCCGAAGCGGGGCACGGCCGCGAGGATCCGCAGCGCCTCGAGCTCGCCTTCGTCGAGCGCGACGGCCCCCTCGGCGAGGAGCTCGGCGCGGAGCGCCTCCGCCTCGTGCGGGGGGAGGAG includes:
- a CDS encoding zinc-binding dehydrogenase; this translates as MKAIAIREHGGPEVVSLVELPDPTPRPGEVVVAVKAAALNHLDIWVRKGWPGLKLAFPHVLGSDVAGAVEAIGAGVEGVKVGDAVVVNPSLGCGRCERCLSGDENLCRRYAILGEHVSGGMAERLAVPARNVLPKPANLSFVEAAAVPLTFMTAWHALVARARLRLGETVLVHAAGSGVGVAAVQIAKLLGARVIATAGSDEKLRRAKALGADEVVNYETQDFVQEVRRLTDKRGVEVVFEHVGKKTWEKSILSAGIGGRIVTVGATTGYDPLTDLRHVFFRQLSILGSTMGTAAELVQVLRFVGEGKLRPVVDRTLPLADAVKGQALLGERAQFGKIVLEP
- a CDS encoding NUDIX domain-containing protein, with translation MLVRVDVVPIVLEMRRVIVAEIIGGYHGQAQLGRWWLPSGVLEEGEQPGEAARRIVRTQLGLELEGVVVVGVRAAPVGDERHLALVLAGAVTGGEPALGPSVSGFAARTLAELPDQVGFWHRDDVAVLVARYEKLRG
- a CDS encoding FmdB family zinc ribbon protein, with protein sequence MPVYEFFCRRCQKPFTEVMHVSEHDAGVAECPGCHRKDEVEKRMSTFTAVTSRKSAGL
- the msrB gene encoding peptide-methionine (R)-S-oxide reductase MsrB — its product is MAGKLILSDEEWKRRLSPEEYQVLRRHGTERPYTGCFLGTKDPGTYVCAGCGNPLFPAGRKFESGTGWPSFTEPVAADAVVEIEDGSYGMRRTEVRCARCDGHLGHVFPDGPPPTGRRYCMNSAAMRHVAEGEPIRLVER
- a CDS encoding peroxiredoxin; translated protein: MKIPILAMLLGSAALKVGDKAPDFTLPDTEGEPVNLSKLLEKGPVILAFYPKAFTPGCTKQNANFRDRYADVTAKGAQVIGISTDDVETQRRFKAEMKLPYPLLSDAGGKVAKQYAGTMAVVGVANRANFVIAQDGTVKEIVEGGDATDPAAAIAACPLRKGS
- a CDS encoding folate-binding protein YgfZ, coding for MTLAEKLRAAREACAVGPVQPRAVLRATGKDAQDYLHRMSTQDLARLRPGESAYATFLSAKGHLVAEGHVLAREDGILLDLDPRAQPDAQVHLERLVIMDEVVFEDLSEALRVVPVLGPEAARRLTGRVPEAPRIAHERRGAPGADVLLPPHEAEALRAELLAEGAVALDEGELEALRILAAVPRFGADMDASRLPMEAGLTRAAISFSKGCYIGQEVVLRATARGHLQRGLVQLALPGGAGPGTKLTAGGQEVGVVTSAADTPEGRLGLGYLRRAHWKPGAVVDAGGQPATVRRVIVEEPDL